A portion of the Juglans microcarpa x Juglans regia isolate MS1-56 chromosome 1D, Jm3101_v1.0, whole genome shotgun sequence genome contains these proteins:
- the LOC121238868 gene encoding uncharacterized protein LOC121238868 — protein MNATNDEWGCTIEQFNRINPPTFDGRGDATLAEDWIQDIEEILRVINCTDEQKVLYSAFKLTGETKRWWIFERTIREAEETEIVRWVHFEQIFLERFFPTSIRDDKAMEFANLVQGALTVHQYVARFIELSRFAAYLILDEEKKARKFEQGLNENIYEQIMGFQIRNFSELVNKATVF, from the coding sequence ATGAATGCGACAAATGATGAATGGGGATGCACCATAGAACAGTTTAATCGAATAAATCCTCCCACCTTCGATGGTCGGGGCGACGCAACCTTAGCAGAAGACTGGATCCAAGATATTGAGGAGATACTCCGCGTTATAAACTGCACAGACGAACAGAAGGTTCTATACTCTGCTTTCAAACTAACGGGAGAaacaaaaagatggtggattttTGAAAGAACCATCAGAGAAGCGGAAGAGACGGAAATAGTCCGTTGGGTGCACTTCGAGCAAATCTTTCTGGAACGCTTTTTCCCAACCTCAATCCGAGATGACAAGGCTATGGAGTTTGCTAATTTGGTACAGGGAGCTTTGACAGTACACCAGTACGTAGCTAGATTTATTGAGTTATCACGTTTTGCTGCATATTTGATCcttgatgaggagaagaaggctcGTAAGTTTGAACAGGGgctaaatgaaaatatttatgaacaAATTATGGGCTTTCAAATCCGGAACTTCTCAGAGTTGGTGAATAAGGCCACAGTTTTTTAG